In Thermococcus sp., the following proteins share a genomic window:
- a CDS encoding PUA domain-containing protein, with product MVGELRYRRASSWEYDLILREAEKYGELRHHFFAVVEGKFRDVYAVNESLWREIERMKVKPYAYGTFIGTIKVDKNLVEKFYPNVEFFYFVRVERNYAVLSPKAGFLFTTGKDVPRSGVRRYIWQGTKKLVVYDENGVILGIGRINPESKRKFILNVTDVGEFIRRKR from the coding sequence ATGGTGGGGGAACTCAGGTATCGCCGTGCTTCATCGTGGGAGTACGATTTAATCCTCCGCGAGGCCGAGAAGTACGGCGAGCTCAGGCATCATTTTTTTGCCGTCGTCGAGGGAAAGTTCCGCGACGTTTACGCCGTGAACGAGAGTCTGTGGCGGGAGATTGAGCGAATGAAGGTTAAGCCCTACGCCTACGGAACCTTCATCGGCACGATAAAGGTCGATAAAAACCTCGTGGAGAAGTTCTATCCCAACGTGGAGTTCTTCTACTTCGTGAGGGTTGAGAGGAACTACGCTGTTCTCAGTCCAAAGGCGGGATTCCTCTTCACGACGGGAAAGGATGTCCCGAGGAGCGGTGTGAGGAGATACATCTGGCAGGGTACGAAGAAGCTGGTGGTCTACGACGAAAACGGTGTTATCCTTGGCATAGGCAGGATAAACCCGGAGAGCAAGAGGAAGTTCATTCTGAACGTTACCGATGTTGGAGAGTTCATAAGGAGAAAACGCTAA
- a CDS encoding Nif3-like dinuclear metal center hexameric protein: MNRDELVAFLDEYLNVQAYPDKSSNGLQVEGKAEVERVAFAVDATLRTIERAAGGRADMLIVHHGIIWGGLSHVTGIHYRRLKALFDAGMNLYAAHIPLDAHPEVGNNVQLLELLGLEPKEAFGEYRGATIGFLGKFEEPQPIEKVVQILAERLGTTVRTYEFGEREIGVVGAITGAGAFALEEGKRKGVDLFVTGEFGHADYLTALDLGISVAVAGHYKTETLGVKALMEVIKEKFGIDVFFIDEPTGL; encoded by the coding sequence ATGAACCGCGACGAGCTGGTGGCCTTCCTTGACGAATACCTCAACGTTCAGGCTTACCCCGACAAGTCGAGCAACGGCCTCCAGGTGGAGGGGAAGGCGGAAGTCGAGAGGGTCGCCTTTGCGGTTGACGCTACTCTGAGGACCATAGAACGTGCCGCCGGGGGACGGGCGGACATGCTCATCGTCCACCACGGCATAATATGGGGCGGGCTGAGCCACGTCACCGGAATCCATTACAGGCGCCTGAAGGCGCTCTTCGATGCGGGCATGAACCTCTACGCGGCACACATTCCCCTGGACGCCCATCCCGAGGTCGGAAACAACGTCCAGCTTTTGGAACTTCTTGGCCTTGAGCCAAAGGAGGCCTTTGGGGAATACAGGGGAGCAACCATCGGCTTCCTCGGGAAGTTTGAGGAGCCGCAGCCCATAGAAAAGGTCGTCCAGATTCTGGCCGAGAGGCTCGGCACGACCGTCAGAACCTACGAGTTCGGGGAGAGGGAGATAGGAGTAGTTGGGGCAATAACCGGCGCCGGAGCCTTTGCACTCGAGGAGGGCAAGAGGAAGGGTGTTGACCTCTTCGTAACCGGCGAGTTCGGACACGCGGATTACCTAACCGCACTCGACTTGGGAATAAGCGTTGCCGTCGCCGGACACTACAAGACCGAGACGCTCGGGGTTAAGGCCCTGATGGAGGTCATAAAAGAAAAGTTTGGAATTGATGTTTTCTTCATAGACGAGCCTACTGGGCTCTGA
- a CDS encoding V-type ATP synthase subunit K (produces ATP from ADP in the presence of a proton gradient across the membrane; the K subunit is a nonenzymatic component which binds the dimeric form by interacting with the G and E subunits), producing the protein MDPIVYVSLGAALAAGIAGAASAFGVGIAGAAAAGVVAEDERNFKNALILEGLPMTQSIYGLITLFLILMVSGILGGGFKFTDPTNMDNIVKSAILLGAGLTVGLTGLSAIPQGIIASASIGAVAKNPKTFTQGIIFSAMAETMAIFGLVGALIMIVTGVGF; encoded by the coding sequence ATGGATCCGATAGTTTACGTATCCCTCGGTGCGGCCCTTGCCGCAGGAATAGCTGGAGCAGCTTCGGCCTTTGGTGTCGGTATAGCCGGTGCCGCAGCGGCCGGAGTCGTCGCCGAGGATGAGAGGAACTTTAAGAACGCCCTCATCCTTGAGGGTCTGCCAATGACCCAGAGTATATATGGCCTCATTACCCTGTTCCTCATCCTGATGGTCTCCGGAATCCTCGGTGGCGGCTTCAAGTTCACCGACCCGACCAACATGGACAACATCGTTAAGAGCGCCATCCTCCTCGGTGCAGGATTGACCGTTGGCCTTACCGGCCTCTCGGCAATACCGCAGGGAATCATCGCCAGCGCCAGCATTGGTGCCGTCGCCAAGAACCCGAAGACCTTCACCCAGGGAATCATATTCTCCGCTATGGCGGAGACCATGGCAATCTTCGGTCTCGTCGGCGCTCTGATCATGATAGTTACCGGAGTCGGCTTCTGA
- a CDS encoding TrkA family potassium uptake protein: MFVVIMGAGRVGFLVAKMLEEEGHDVTIIEMNKERAKELSLLINGLVIEGDATDPKTLEEANIKQADAFAALTGKDDANLLACILAKHLNPKIKTSLRISNPQNRRIFEEVTDLKRYFDFVISPEEIAAEYISRNIVTPGFDRVLFPKEGAEIVRFNINGDSEIAGKLVKDLKLPRDALMVAVYDDKGNLLIPSGDTKLPERGQVIIFAKNSVLDDVKRLLEKKKPNNES, from the coding sequence ATGTTCGTCGTGATAATGGGTGCCGGAAGGGTCGGCTTCCTGGTCGCCAAGATGCTTGAGGAGGAGGGACACGACGTAACGATAATAGAGATGAACAAGGAGCGCGCCAAGGAGCTCTCCCTCCTCATCAATGGTCTGGTCATCGAGGGCGATGCGACCGATCCGAAAACGCTGGAAGAGGCCAACATAAAGCAGGCGGATGCCTTTGCAGCCTTGACGGGCAAGGACGACGCCAATCTGCTTGCCTGCATACTGGCGAAGCACCTCAACCCAAAGATAAAGACGTCGCTCAGAATAAGCAACCCTCAAAACAGGCGCATATTCGAGGAGGTCACCGACCTCAAGCGGTACTTCGACTTCGTGATCTCGCCGGAGGAAATAGCCGCCGAGTACATCAGCAGGAACATAGTCACGCCGGGCTTCGACCGCGTTTTGTTCCCGAAGGAAGGCGCTGAGATAGTTCGCTTCAACATCAACGGGGACAGTGAGATAGCGGGCAAGCTGGTCAAGGATCTGAAGCTGCCGAGGGACGCGCTAATGGTGGCGGTTTACGACGACAAGGGCAACCTGCTAATCCCATCGGGCGATACCAAGCTTCCGGAGAGGGGACAGGTCATAATCTTCGCCAAGAATAGTGTTCTCGACGACGTGAAGAGGCTTTTGGAGAAGAAAAAACCCAACAATGAAAGTTAA
- a CDS encoding preprotein translocase subunit SecD, which produces MKRRTKKLLLNWRIILLTLFLIGSIATLALRPLTFGIDISGGVALVAQTEHPVDTKTMQLVVDSLQKRLNTLGLRDITVEAQGDQIVLIKVANVTSPEEANQIKSVIESQGVFYMEFAGTIFGTGNDVEYVGIYKINPDNSWSVPFRISKAAAEKFAELAKGKAGWPVDMFLDPPVNSLMVVPESVYKAMNSSEFNAEAPEAPTLLERVTKAFNISVVAYANQSADEIAKLAQGKDKIVLVDVPQELQTQLEGMNLTVRYVPRAQGESDHALIVRVLGLYGPYSLGEGLTVGQPQQDVQITGSAPDRLTAEQEASTIYTVLKSGSLPVKLSVVGMEFISPRLGEGFRTQALYAGIGALITVLLIVYFHYRKWKIAIPVASTSLFEAIIILGFAALIKWNLDLPSIAGIIAAIGTGVDQQIVITDELLGGEKATRISRRSSMLKRMGRAFFVIFASAATTIAAMSFLLVYFVGTLKGFAFTTILGVLIGILITRPAYAEIAKYLLGED; this is translated from the coding sequence ATGAAGAGAAGAACCAAAAAGCTCCTTCTAAACTGGAGGATAATCCTGCTCACGCTCTTCCTCATAGGCTCGATAGCGACCCTTGCCCTCAGGCCTCTCACCTTTGGTATTGACATAAGCGGCGGTGTTGCGCTCGTTGCCCAGACAGAACACCCCGTCGACACAAAGACCATGCAGCTCGTCGTTGATTCACTGCAGAAGAGGCTTAACACCCTCGGCCTTAGGGACATAACCGTTGAGGCCCAGGGAGACCAGATAGTCCTCATTAAAGTTGCCAACGTTACCTCCCCGGAGGAGGCGAATCAGATAAAGAGCGTCATCGAAAGCCAGGGTGTCTTCTACATGGAGTTTGCGGGCACAATCTTTGGAACTGGCAACGACGTTGAGTACGTTGGCATCTACAAGATAAATCCCGACAACAGCTGGAGTGTTCCCTTCAGGATCTCCAAGGCCGCCGCCGAGAAGTTCGCCGAGCTTGCCAAGGGTAAGGCCGGCTGGCCGGTTGACATGTTCCTTGACCCACCGGTCAACTCCCTGATGGTCGTTCCCGAGAGCGTTTACAAGGCTATGAACAGCTCGGAGTTCAACGCCGAGGCCCCGGAGGCACCGACGCTTCTGGAGAGGGTCACCAAGGCCTTCAACATAAGCGTCGTCGCCTACGCCAACCAGAGCGCCGACGAGATAGCCAAGCTTGCCCAGGGCAAGGACAAGATCGTTCTCGTTGACGTCCCGCAGGAGCTTCAGACCCAGCTTGAGGGAATGAACCTCACGGTAAGGTACGTTCCGAGGGCCCAGGGCGAGAGCGACCACGCGCTCATAGTCAGGGTTCTTGGCCTTTACGGCCCGTACTCCCTCGGCGAGGGCTTGACCGTTGGACAGCCACAGCAGGACGTTCAGATAACCGGAAGCGCCCCCGACAGGCTCACGGCCGAGCAGGAGGCGAGCACCATATACACCGTTCTTAAGAGCGGTTCGCTTCCCGTCAAGCTCAGCGTCGTGGGAATGGAGTTCATATCTCCGAGGCTCGGTGAGGGCTTCAGGACCCAGGCCCTCTACGCGGGCATAGGTGCGCTCATAACCGTCCTGCTCATCGTCTACTTCCACTACAGGAAGTGGAAGATAGCCATACCGGTCGCCTCGACCAGCCTCTTTGAGGCGATAATCATCCTGGGCTTCGCGGCTCTGATCAAGTGGAACCTCGACCTGCCCAGTATCGCCGGTATCATCGCGGCCATAGGTACTGGTGTCGACCAGCAGATAGTCATAACCGATGAACTCCTCGGAGGGGAGAAGGCCACGAGGATAAGCAGGCGCTCAAGCATGCTCAAGAGAATGGGGAGGGCGTTCTTCGTCATCTTCGCCTCGGCGGCAACGACGATAGCGGCCATGAGCTTCCTGCTGGTCTACTTCGTCGGAACGCTCAAGGGCTTCGCCTTCACGACGATACTCGGAGTGCTCATCGGAATCCTGATAACCAGACCGGCCTACGCTGAAATAGCCAAATACCTCCTCGGTGAGGACTGA
- a CDS encoding YkgJ family cysteine cluster protein, protein MRFEPRPFIEPVSFRCLYCLDCCRGRHVYLTLRDIEGIAKAGHDPQEFITFSIEGDKIRFVLAVREWDLGCVFHDPETGKCRIHRVNPIICRIYPFMVSRKPLGIEGERPFEYEGEELWLYYDASCPGINPEEPEIRITPEEIARLGLEFEREFEKTDMEGLAELMDRLER, encoded by the coding sequence ATGAGGTTCGAACCGAGACCCTTCATTGAGCCGGTGTCCTTCAGGTGCCTCTATTGCCTCGACTGCTGCAGGGGGAGGCACGTGTATCTGACGCTGAGGGACATAGAGGGAATAGCAAAGGCCGGCCACGACCCACAGGAGTTCATCACCTTCTCAATAGAGGGGGATAAAATCCGCTTCGTTCTCGCGGTCAGGGAGTGGGATCTGGGCTGCGTCTTCCATGACCCGGAAACCGGAAAATGCAGAATTCACAGAGTCAATCCGATAATCTGCCGGATCTACCCTTTCATGGTGTCGCGTAAACCTCTTGGGATTGAGGGCGAGAGGCCCTTCGAGTATGAGGGGGAAGAGCTCTGGCTGTACTACGATGCCTCCTGTCCGGGTATAAACCCGGAGGAACCCGAGATCCGCATAACCCCTGAGGAGATTGCGCGGCTCGGTCTTGAATTCGAGAGGGAGTTTGAGAAAACTGACATGGAGGGTCTCGCAGAGCTCATGGACAGACTCGAAAGGTAA
- the speD gene encoding adenosylmethionine decarboxylase, with protein MAEIETIGFHYVVEAAGCDPEILGNADRIREIFLEAAKVGKMEVKASYFFKFSPTGVSGMVIVAESHISIHTWPEKGYAALDVYTCGTTADPEKAVDYILDKLRAQYAHVSEIKRGIEEEDETFTHMILTWEEKLERKNNEND; from the coding sequence ATGGCTGAGATAGAGACGATCGGGTTCCATTACGTTGTTGAGGCCGCCGGTTGCGATCCCGAAATCCTCGGTAACGCTGACAGGATAAGAGAAATATTCCTGGAAGCAGCCAAGGTCGGTAAAATGGAGGTCAAAGCGAGCTATTTCTTCAAGTTCTCCCCCACCGGCGTCAGCGGAATGGTCATCGTCGCCGAGAGCCACATCTCGATACACACCTGGCCGGAGAAGGGCTACGCGGCTTTGGACGTCTACACCTGCGGAACCACCGCAGATCCTGAGAAGGCTGTCGACTACATCCTCGACAAGCTCCGCGCCCAGTACGCCCACGTTTCCGAGATAAAGCGCGGGATAGAGGAGGAAGACGAGACATTCACCCACATGATACTCACGTGGGAGGAGAAACTCGAAAGGAAGAACAACGAGAATGACTGA
- a CDS encoding protein translocase subunit SecF produces MSKPKSKAKPTAGDAVRAKKQEKLSFLARMEYRKMIMYPLAVFVIALILLAVNFPTLGIDLRGGVVVTAYGVNANPDELAKYISDKIGVEVRVESFTGVETSGVRVYAPIGTDPLKIIDVMKERYPDAEYTHSEVQPTFGEIAQQQGIRALVFAFLAMAVVVFLFFRNLVPSLTIIFSALSDMTIAVALMGIFGIELTTATIAALLMLIGYTVDSNILLTTKLLRRKEDSIDKAYLSAVSTGFTMSTTTLGALLILWIISTSQTIDNIAIVLIFGLLADFMNTWVLNAGVLRWYLTREATRGGKA; encoded by the coding sequence ATGTCGAAGCCTAAATCAAAGGCAAAGCCCACGGCAGGGGATGCCGTGAGGGCGAAGAAACAGGAAAAGCTGAGCTTCCTCGCAAGGATGGAATACAGGAAGATGATAATGTACCCGCTCGCGGTCTTCGTGATAGCCCTGATACTTCTCGCGGTCAACTTTCCAACGCTGGGGATAGACCTCCGGGGCGGTGTCGTGGTTACCGCCTACGGGGTTAACGCGAATCCCGATGAACTGGCCAAGTACATAAGCGATAAAATCGGCGTGGAGGTTAGGGTCGAGAGCTTCACCGGTGTCGAAACCAGCGGTGTCAGGGTGTACGCTCCCATAGGCACCGACCCGCTCAAAATAATCGACGTCATGAAGGAGAGATATCCGGACGCTGAATACACTCACAGTGAGGTGCAGCCGACCTTTGGAGAGATAGCCCAGCAGCAGGGGATAAGGGCGCTGGTGTTTGCATTCCTCGCCATGGCTGTCGTGGTCTTCCTGTTCTTCAGGAACCTGGTGCCGTCCCTCACGATAATATTCTCCGCACTCTCTGACATGACGATAGCCGTTGCCCTGATGGGCATCTTCGGAATCGAGCTCACCACCGCCACGATAGCGGCCCTGCTAATGCTCATAGGTTACACCGTCGACAGCAACATACTCCTGACGACCAAGCTCCTCAGGAGAAAGGAGGACTCAATAGACAAAGCCTACCTCTCGGCCGTTTCGACGGGCTTCACCATGAGCACCACGACGCTCGGTGCCCTGCTGATCCTCTGGATAATCTCGACCTCACAGACCATAGACAACATCGCCATAGTCCTCATCTTCGGTCTGCTCGCCGACTTCATGAACACGTGGGTTCTCAACGCGGGCGTGCTCAGGTGGTACCTCACCAGGGAAGCTACCAGGGGTGGTAAGGCATGA
- a CDS encoding V-type ATP synthase subunit H, which produces MEDVIKQIVDAEKQAEERIERAKEEAKEIVLKAREEAKLLERSIVEEAEKNAESLIEKARLEGEQEARKILEAGDSEIEELKVKATNNFEKAISAGIALVRGS; this is translated from the coding sequence ATGGAGGACGTCATCAAGCAGATTGTTGACGCAGAGAAACAGGCTGAAGAGAGGATCGAGAGGGCCAAGGAGGAAGCCAAGGAGATAGTCCTCAAGGCCCGTGAGGAGGCCAAACTTCTCGAAAGGAGCATAGTTGAGGAGGCCGAGAAGAACGCAGAATCCCTCATTGAAAAAGCCCGCCTTGAGGGGGAGCAGGAAGCGAGGAAGATACTGGAGGCGGGAGATTCCGAAATTGAGGAGCTCAAGGTAAAAGCCACCAACAACTTCGAGAAGGCCATCTCCGCGGGAATAGCGCTCGTGAGAGGGAGCTGA
- a CDS encoding tRNA uridine(34) 5-carboxymethylaminomethyl modification radical SAM/GNAT enzyme Elp3, whose protein sequence is MGDGEFRKAVEELARAVMNGEIKSREELNRYKIAVSRKYHLSRIPGNSDILKAIPEDRRDEFRDLLRRKPTRTISGVAVVAMMTKPFPCPHGRCIYCPGGPSVGSPQSYTGKEPSALRAVQSAYHPYIIMMRRLKQLTDIGHDVDKVEVIIQGGTFPAVDLDYQEWFVKCAFKAMNDFPHFKDIENLEEKLVRLILHRDESVFDEDPEFREAWEKTHSRPYYYLEDEQRKNERARVRMVGLTIETRPDWAFERHIDRMLKLGTTRVELGVQTIFNFIHERTKRGHGVEEIVRATQLLRDAGLKINYHIMPGLPGSNFERDLYTFRAIFEDSRFRPDMLKIYPTLVTADAPLYRQWKEGRYRPYRTEEAVELLVEAYRLFPKWVRVMRIQRDIPVQLIVDGVRHSNLGQLVFNELVKRGIRPREIRFREVGHMMEKFGIEPETEHIKLLREDYEAAGGREIFLSFEDTRNDILIGFLRLRIPSEKAHRKEINCCPSAIVRELHIYGPLVPIGGKPRYEWQHRGYGRELLAEAERIAREEFDVKKMLVISGVGVRNYYRKFGYQKNGPYVAKRLDRGYADFEIRGHFDGHLNT, encoded by the coding sequence ATGGGTGATGGTGAGTTTAGGAAGGCCGTTGAAGAACTCGCGAGGGCCGTCATGAACGGCGAGATAAAGAGCCGTGAGGAGCTCAACAGGTACAAGATAGCCGTATCCAGGAAGTATCATCTCTCAAGGATTCCCGGTAACTCGGACATCCTCAAGGCCATCCCGGAGGACAGGCGGGATGAGTTCAGGGATCTGCTCAGGAGAAAGCCGACGAGAACGATAAGCGGCGTCGCTGTGGTCGCCATGATGACAAAGCCCTTCCCGTGCCCGCACGGCCGCTGCATCTACTGTCCAGGGGGCCCGAGCGTCGGCTCCCCTCAGAGCTACACGGGGAAAGAACCTTCCGCCCTTCGTGCCGTCCAGAGCGCCTACCACCCCTACATAATCATGATGCGCCGCCTCAAACAGCTCACGGACATAGGGCACGACGTGGACAAGGTGGAGGTCATAATCCAGGGCGGCACCTTTCCGGCGGTTGACCTGGACTACCAGGAGTGGTTCGTCAAGTGTGCCTTCAAGGCCATGAACGACTTCCCGCACTTCAAAGACATCGAAAACCTTGAGGAGAAGCTCGTACGGCTGATACTCCACAGAGATGAGTCCGTCTTTGATGAGGATCCGGAGTTCAGGGAGGCCTGGGAGAAGACCCACTCAAGGCCCTACTACTACCTTGAAGACGAGCAGAGGAAGAACGAGAGGGCCAGGGTCCGGATGGTCGGCTTGACGATTGAGACTCGCCCGGACTGGGCCTTTGAGAGGCACATAGACAGGATGCTGAAGCTCGGGACCACGAGGGTCGAGCTTGGAGTGCAGACCATATTCAACTTCATCCACGAGAGAACCAAGCGCGGGCACGGCGTCGAGGAGATAGTCAGGGCGACCCAGCTCCTCCGCGATGCCGGTCTCAAAATCAACTACCACATAATGCCAGGCCTTCCCGGGAGCAACTTTGAGAGGGATCTGTATACCTTCCGGGCGATCTTCGAGGACTCCCGCTTCAGGCCGGACATGCTGAAGATATATCCAACGCTTGTTACGGCAGACGCGCCGCTCTATCGTCAGTGGAAGGAGGGCAGGTACCGCCCCTACCGTACGGAGGAAGCGGTGGAGCTCCTCGTCGAGGCCTACAGGCTCTTCCCGAAGTGGGTTCGCGTGATGAGAATCCAGCGCGACATACCCGTTCAGCTCATCGTTGACGGCGTCAGGCACTCCAATCTGGGCCAGCTCGTCTTCAACGAACTCGTGAAGCGCGGGATAAGGCCCAGGGAGATAAGGTTTAGGGAAGTCGGGCACATGATGGAGAAGTTCGGGATAGAGCCGGAGACCGAGCACATAAAGCTCCTCCGCGAGGACTACGAGGCCGCCGGCGGCAGAGAAATATTCCTGAGCTTTGAAGATACCCGGAACGACATCCTGATCGGCTTCCTCCGCCTCAGGATTCCGAGCGAGAAGGCCCACAGGAAGGAGATAAACTGCTGCCCTTCGGCCATAGTCAGGGAGCTCCACATTTACGGCCCGCTCGTTCCCATCGGCGGAAAGCCCCGCTACGAGTGGCAGCACAGGGGCTACGGAAGGGAACTGCTTGCCGAGGCCGAGAGGATAGCGAGGGAGGAGTTCGACGTGAAGAAGATGCTGGTCATCAGCGGCGTCGGCGTTAGGAACTACTACCGGAAGTTCGGCTACCAGAAGAACGGGCCGTACGTGGCGAAGAGGCTCGACAGGGGCTACGCTGACTTCGAAATCCGCGGGCACTTCGACGGCCACTTAAACACGTGA
- a CDS encoding V-type ATP synthase subunit I: MFKPEEMVKIEVITLNRYKDSLLTYLHENGVVEIRELDVKIAQKDSPNEYHRKAASYSITISRLADFLKAYRKSTAGGIKEFIFPKEKERKRYRYEGIERLIKDVERFLSTVEPEIKAVEGKITATQTEIERIKGDIAILELLSVLNIDVSYLKSTDMLEIVVGTVDRNRFKPLIDEVTEATEKRAVIVSKELKDKVLAVFVFLKADYDRANPILAKYSLERLEVPEGEGTPRELIAVYEEKLRAKEEELESAKKDAEMLAERYYEDVVFYQELMENERDKSTVLPMLARTNMTFALTGWLPRSDVPGVLDGIKRVTNGTAYINIREPTEEELDEIPIKLKNPGWARPFEMLTEMYGVPKYNEIDPTPIITFTYSFFFGFMLTDFMYGLIIAIIAALLVKGHRKFNDGTYKFAYTLLISSFFTMAMGVIFGSYFGNALDLAGLTVPRVWDTFQDALVVLQLALAIGIAHLFTGYTVGFIVKLRNGEIKDAVLDQLSWMLIILGLTFLFLASRDPGLSMPGKVLFGAGLVLFILSELKNGALAALLVISDFFGFVGSWLSYARLMALALATAGIAMVVNILTQMVWGVSIGPVPIGIVIGIILFAGGQLFSVAINALGAFVHSLRLQYVEFFGTFYSGEGKPFQPFRAKREVSELEFEA, from the coding sequence ATGTTCAAGCCTGAAGAGATGGTCAAGATAGAGGTCATCACCCTTAACCGGTACAAGGACAGTCTCCTGACGTACCTCCACGAGAACGGCGTGGTGGAGATAAGGGAGCTCGACGTCAAGATTGCACAGAAGGACTCCCCAAACGAGTACCACAGAAAGGCCGCTTCGTACAGCATAACCATTTCGAGGCTCGCTGACTTTCTTAAGGCCTACAGAAAGTCCACGGCAGGAGGCATCAAGGAGTTCATATTCCCGAAGGAGAAGGAGAGAAAGAGGTACAGGTACGAGGGGATAGAGAGGCTCATAAAGGACGTTGAGCGCTTTCTGTCCACGGTTGAGCCTGAGATAAAGGCCGTTGAGGGCAAGATAACCGCCACCCAGACGGAGATAGAGAGGATAAAGGGCGACATAGCGATACTGGAGCTTCTCTCGGTTCTCAACATCGACGTGTCATACCTCAAATCAACCGATATGCTCGAAATCGTCGTTGGAACCGTTGACAGGAACAGGTTTAAGCCCCTCATTGATGAGGTCACAGAGGCCACGGAGAAGAGGGCAGTTATAGTTTCAAAGGAACTGAAGGACAAGGTTTTGGCGGTATTCGTCTTCCTCAAGGCCGATTACGACAGGGCAAACCCAATCCTGGCCAAGTACTCCCTTGAGAGGCTTGAGGTTCCCGAGGGGGAGGGAACGCCGAGGGAGCTCATAGCCGTCTATGAGGAGAAGCTCCGCGCCAAGGAGGAGGAGCTTGAGAGCGCCAAGAAGGACGCGGAGATGCTGGCTGAGAGGTACTACGAGGACGTTGTCTTCTACCAAGAGCTTATGGAGAACGAGCGCGACAAGTCAACTGTACTGCCGATGCTCGCCAGAACGAACATGACCTTCGCCTTGACCGGCTGGCTTCCCAGGAGCGACGTTCCGGGGGTTCTGGACGGCATCAAGAGGGTGACCAACGGTACGGCCTACATCAACATCAGGGAGCCAACCGAGGAGGAGCTTGATGAGATTCCAATAAAGCTCAAGAACCCCGGCTGGGCCAGGCCCTTCGAGATGCTCACCGAGATGTACGGCGTTCCAAAGTACAACGAGATAGACCCCACCCCGATAATAACGTTCACCTATTCCTTCTTCTTCGGCTTCATGCTCACCGACTTTATGTATGGCCTCATAATAGCGATAATAGCCGCGCTCCTCGTCAAGGGACACAGGAAGTTCAACGACGGCACCTACAAGTTCGCCTACACCCTGCTGATAAGCTCCTTCTTCACCATGGCGATGGGCGTTATCTTCGGCAGCTACTTCGGCAACGCCCTTGACCTCGCAGGGCTCACTGTCCCGCGCGTCTGGGACACCTTCCAGGATGCCCTCGTGGTGCTCCAGTTGGCTCTGGCCATAGGCATAGCCCACCTCTTCACCGGCTACACCGTCGGCTTCATAGTCAAGCTCAGGAACGGCGAGATAAAGGATGCTGTACTCGACCAGCTCTCGTGGATGCTCATAATACTCGGACTAACCTTCCTGTTCCTGGCGAGCAGGGATCCGGGGCTGAGCATGCCAGGCAAGGTGCTCTTCGGCGCTGGTCTGGTGCTGTTCATACTCAGCGAGCTCAAGAACGGTGCACTGGCGGCTCTCCTGGTCATCTCCGACTTCTTCGGCTTCGTGGGCAGCTGGCTCAGCTACGCAAGGCTCATGGCACTCGCTTTGGCGACCGCGGGAATCGCGATGGTTGTGAACATACTTACCCAGATGGTCTGGGGCGTAAGCATCGGCCCCGTTCCCATAGGCATAGTCATTGGAATCATACTGTTTGCCGGCGGCCAGCTGTTTTCGGTCGCCATCAACGCCCTCGGAGCGTTCGTTCACTCGCTCCGTCTTCAGTACGTTGAATTTTTCGGCACGTTTTACTCAGGTGAAGGTAAACCCTTCCAGCCCTTCAGGGCAAAAAGAGAAGTATCTGAGTTGGAGTTTGAAGCTTAA